From the Dama dama isolate Ldn47 chromosome 24, ASM3311817v1, whole genome shotgun sequence genome, one window contains:
- the PTH1R gene encoding parathyroid hormone/parathyroid hormone-related peptide receptor isoform X2 has protein sequence MGAARIAPGLALLLCCPVLSSAYALVDADDVMTKEEQIFLLHRAQAQCEKRLKEVLQRPADIMESDKGWASASTSGKPKKEKASGKLHPESEEDKEVPTGSRPRGRPCLPEWDHILCWPMGAPGEVVAMPCPDYIYDFNHKGHAYRRCDRNGSWELVPGHNRTWANYSECVKFLTNETREREVFDRLGMIYTVGYSVSLASLTVAVLILAYFRRLHCTRNYIHMHLFLSFMLRAVSIFVKDAVLYSGTALDEAERLTEEELRAIAQAPPPPAAAAGYVGCRVAVTVFLYFLATNYYWILVEGLYLHSLIFMAFFSEKKYLWGFTVFGWGLPAIFVAVWVGVRATLANTGCWDLSSGNKKWIIQVPILASIVLNFILFINIVRVLATKLRETNAGRCDTRQQYRKLLKSTLVLMPLFGVHYIVFMATPYTEVSGTLWQVQMHYEMLFNSFQGFFVAIIYCFCNGEVQAEIKKSWSRWTLALDFKRKARSGSSSYSYGPMVSHTSVTNVGPRTGLGLPLSPRLLPAATTNGHPPLPGHTKSGSPALQATPPAVAAPKEDGFLNGSCSGLDEEACAPERPPVLLQEEWETVM, from the exons CCGACATAATGGAATCAGACAAAGGATGGGCATCCGCGTccacatcagggaagcccaagaaagagAAGGCATCTGGGAAGCTCCACCCTGAGTCCGAGGAGGACAAGGAGGTGCCCACTGGCAGCAGGCCCCGAG GGCGCCCCTGCCTGCCGGAGTGGGACCACATTCTTTGCTGGCCGATGGGGGCTCCGGGGGAGGTGGTAGCCATGCCCTGTCCCGACTACATTTACGACTTCAATCACAAAG GCCATGCCTACCGCCGCTGTGACCGCAATGGCAGCTGGGAGCTGGTGCCGGGGCACAACCGCACGTGGGCCAACTACAGCGAGTGCGTCAAGTTCCTGACCAATGAGACGCGCGAACGG GAGGTGTTTGACCGCCTGGGCATGATCTACACCGTGGGCTACTCCGTCTCGCTTGCATCTCTCACCGTGGCGGTCCTCATCCTGGCTTACTTTAG GAGGCTGCACTGCACACGCAATTACATCCACATGCATCTGTTCCTGTCCTTCATGCTTCGCGCCGTGAGCATCTTCGTCAAGGACGCGGTTCTCTACTCGGGCACCGCCCTCGACGAGGCTGAGCGCCTCACGGAGGAAGAGCTGCGCGCCATCGCCCAGGCaccgccgccgcccgccgccgccgccggctaC GTGGGCTGCCGGGTGGCTGTGACCGTCTTCCTTTACTTCCTGGCCACCAACTACTACTGGATTCTGGTGGAGGGGCTGTACCTGCATAGCCTCATCTTCATGGCCTTCTTCTCAGAGAAGAAGTACCTCTGGGGCTTCACAGTCTTCGGCTGGG GTCTGCCTGCCATCTTTGTGGCTGTGTGGGTCGGTGTGAGAGCTACCCTGGCCAACACCGG GTGCTGGGATCTCAGCTCTGGGAACAAGAAATGGATCATCCAGGTGCCCATCCTGGCCTccattgtg CTCAACTTCATCCTCTTCATCAACATCGTCCGGGTTCTGGCCACCAAGCTGCGGGAGACCAACGCTGGCCGGTGTGACACGCGGCAGCAGTACCG GAAGCTGCTCAAATCCACACTGGTGCTTATGCCGCTCTTTGGCGTCCACTACATCGTCTTCATGGCCACGCCGTACACCGAGGTCTCAGGGACACTCTGGCAAGTCCAGATGCACTACGAGATGCTCTTCAACTCCTTCCAG GGATTTTTTGTTGCCATCATATACTGTTTCTGCAATGGCGAG GTACAGGCTGAGATCAAGAAATCCTGGAGCCGCTGGACACTGGCACTGGACTTCAAGCGCAAGGCACGCAGCGGGAGCAGCAGCTACAGCTACGGTCCGATGGTGTCTCACACGAGTGTGACCAACGTAGGGCCCCGCACGGGACTGGGCCTGCCCCTCAGCCCCCGCCTGCTGCCCGCGGCCACCACCAATGGCCACCCGCCGCTGCCCGGCCACACCAAGTCAGGGTCCCCGGCTCTACAGGCCACACCGCCTGCCGTGGCCGCTCCTAAGGAAGATGGATTCCTCAACGGCTCCTGCTCGGGGCTGGATGAGGAGGCCTGTGCGCCAGAGAGGCCACCTGTCCTGCTGCAGGAGGAGTGGGAGACAGTCATGTGA
- the PTH1R gene encoding parathyroid hormone/parathyroid hormone-related peptide receptor isoform X3 — MTKEEQIFLLHRAQAQCEKRLKEVLQRPADIMESDKGWASASTSGKPKKEKASGKLHPESEEDKEVPTGSRPRGRPCLPEWDHILCWPMGAPGEVVAMPCPDYIYDFNHKGHAYRRCDRNGSWELVPGHNRTWANYSECVKFLTNETREREVFDRLGMIYTVGYSVSLASLTVAVLILAYFRRLHCTRNYIHMHLFLSFMLRAVSIFVKDAVLYSGTALDEAERLTEEELRAIAQAPPPPAAAAGYVGCRVAVTVFLYFLATNYYWILVEGLYLHSLIFMAFFSEKKYLWGFTVFGWGLPAIFVAVWVGVRATLANTGCWDLSSGNKKWIIQVPILASIVLNFILFINIVRVLATKLRETNAGRCDTRQQYRKLLKSTLVLMPLFGVHYIVFMATPYTEVSGTLWQVQMHYEMLFNSFQGFFVAIIYCFCNGEVQAEIKKSWSRWTLALDFKRKARSGSSSYSYGPMVSHTSVTNVGPRTGLGLPLSPRLLPAATTNGHPPLPGHTKSGSPALQATPPAVAAPKEDGFLNGSCSGLDEEACAPERPPVLLQEEWETVM; from the exons CCGACATAATGGAATCAGACAAAGGATGGGCATCCGCGTccacatcagggaagcccaagaaagagAAGGCATCTGGGAAGCTCCACCCTGAGTCCGAGGAGGACAAGGAGGTGCCCACTGGCAGCAGGCCCCGAG GGCGCCCCTGCCTGCCGGAGTGGGACCACATTCTTTGCTGGCCGATGGGGGCTCCGGGGGAGGTGGTAGCCATGCCCTGTCCCGACTACATTTACGACTTCAATCACAAAG GCCATGCCTACCGCCGCTGTGACCGCAATGGCAGCTGGGAGCTGGTGCCGGGGCACAACCGCACGTGGGCCAACTACAGCGAGTGCGTCAAGTTCCTGACCAATGAGACGCGCGAACGG GAGGTGTTTGACCGCCTGGGCATGATCTACACCGTGGGCTACTCCGTCTCGCTTGCATCTCTCACCGTGGCGGTCCTCATCCTGGCTTACTTTAG GAGGCTGCACTGCACACGCAATTACATCCACATGCATCTGTTCCTGTCCTTCATGCTTCGCGCCGTGAGCATCTTCGTCAAGGACGCGGTTCTCTACTCGGGCACCGCCCTCGACGAGGCTGAGCGCCTCACGGAGGAAGAGCTGCGCGCCATCGCCCAGGCaccgccgccgcccgccgccgccgccggctaC GTGGGCTGCCGGGTGGCTGTGACCGTCTTCCTTTACTTCCTGGCCACCAACTACTACTGGATTCTGGTGGAGGGGCTGTACCTGCATAGCCTCATCTTCATGGCCTTCTTCTCAGAGAAGAAGTACCTCTGGGGCTTCACAGTCTTCGGCTGGG GTCTGCCTGCCATCTTTGTGGCTGTGTGGGTCGGTGTGAGAGCTACCCTGGCCAACACCGG GTGCTGGGATCTCAGCTCTGGGAACAAGAAATGGATCATCCAGGTGCCCATCCTGGCCTccattgtg CTCAACTTCATCCTCTTCATCAACATCGTCCGGGTTCTGGCCACCAAGCTGCGGGAGACCAACGCTGGCCGGTGTGACACGCGGCAGCAGTACCG GAAGCTGCTCAAATCCACACTGGTGCTTATGCCGCTCTTTGGCGTCCACTACATCGTCTTCATGGCCACGCCGTACACCGAGGTCTCAGGGACACTCTGGCAAGTCCAGATGCACTACGAGATGCTCTTCAACTCCTTCCAG GGATTTTTTGTTGCCATCATATACTGTTTCTGCAATGGCGAG GTACAGGCTGAGATCAAGAAATCCTGGAGCCGCTGGACACTGGCACTGGACTTCAAGCGCAAGGCACGCAGCGGGAGCAGCAGCTACAGCTACGGTCCGATGGTGTCTCACACGAGTGTGACCAACGTAGGGCCCCGCACGGGACTGGGCCTGCCCCTCAGCCCCCGCCTGCTGCCCGCGGCCACCACCAATGGCCACCCGCCGCTGCCCGGCCACACCAAGTCAGGGTCCCCGGCTCTACAGGCCACACCGCCTGCCGTGGCCGCTCCTAAGGAAGATGGATTCCTCAACGGCTCCTGCTCGGGGCTGGATGAGGAGGCCTGTGCGCCAGAGAGGCCACCTGTCCTGCTGCAGGAGGAGTGGGAGACAGTCATGTGA